Genomic DNA from Paenibacillus sp. MBLB1832:
CGATTCCATTCCCTTCCGTTGTGGAAGCTTTCATCATGGAAATAACGTTCGAAGCCTTGCGCGAAGCAGGGATCCGACTGCCGAAAGCCGTCGGATCTGCCGTCTCCATTCTTGGCGCGCTTGTGGTTGGACAAGCAGCTGTTCAAGCAGGGATTGTCTCTGCACCGATGGTTATCGTCGTTTCCATTACAGGTATCGCATCGTTTACGATTCCTCGGTTTAACGGAGCGATCGCGATTCGCATGCTGCGTTTCCCTTTTTTAATCGCGGGATCCCTCTTCGGATTCTTCGGTATCTTATTCTCGCTCATGGTCTTGATGGGGCACATGGCGAATCTGCGCTCGTTCGGGGTCCCTTATTTATCACCTGTCGGCCCATTATCCTCCAGCGATATGAAAGATGTCCTTGTACGTGCGCCTCTCTGGCTCAATCGGAAACGGCCCGAATTTATGGCGATTCAAGATGGGATCTCCTTGGACAATAAACTTCCAGATCAAATCCTGAAAGAAGGGGGCCTTAACGGCAGTACCATTGAGCATGAACACAAAGCCAGTCAGGAGGAGCAATCGAATGGGTCTTCTTAGACGACGTCTCTCACTTCCTTTGACCCTACTACTCACAGCAACGCTGCTTACAGGTTGTTGGGATCGTACAGAAACCAACGATGTTGCCTTTGTTCTTACCTCTTCGGCCGACTTGGAAGATGACGGCAGGTACCGCGTAGCCTATATGTTTCCTCTTCCAGGCAGTATGGGCGGCGCCAGCGGCGGAGGCGGCGGTACGGGAGGCAGCAAGAGCTATTACATCGATTCGGAGGTAGGAATGACTTTTCGCGATGCGGTAGGTAAACTTCAAAAGCGGACGGCGAGGCGTATCTTTCTAGCCCATCGAAGAACGATCGTTATTGGTGAGAAACTAGCTAAATCAGGGATTAACTCCATCTTCGATGCCCTCCCACGTTCGCCAGAGAATCGGATGACTACCTTTCTAGTCGCTACGAAAGGCAAGGGATATGACCTTCTAAATACAGAACCAAGGTTCGAACGATTTCCTGCAGAAGTGATTCGCGAGTTGGCTAAATCCAGACAATCCCTGCCAACATCTACGAAAGAAATTGGTCTTACGTTAAGTTTCAAAAGTGATCCGATTATGAGTTATATTGAACCAGCAGAGGGACAAGCAGCTACGAACCCATCGAAAGAAATGCAGCTGACTGGCTATGTACAATTCAAAAGCGACCGCATGGTGGGGCTCTATAAGAAACAAGAAGCGAATGGACTGATGTGGCTGCTCAATCAAGTGAAACAGCAGCAGTTCACTTTTCCAGCTTCGGACGATAAATTGATTACGATTGCTGTCCATGGCGGAAGATCAAAGATCACGCCAAAACTACATGACGATAAAATTACTTTCAATGTAGACGCAGAAGCACAAGGCATTGTTGTAGAAGACCACTCGAATGAGGATCTATACCGCGCCGAAATTCTTCGTACGATCGAAGATAAGTTCGCAGAGCAAGTTAAAAATGCCATAGTAGCTTCGATTAAACAGATGCAAAAGGAAGGTACGGATTCAGCACAACTCGGACTTAAAGTCTGGCGCTCGTATCCGAAAAAGTGGAAAGAAAAGTTCGAAGGTGATTGGGAGCATTATTTTAAAGAAGCGGAGTTCCATATTGTCGTCAAAGCTTCCATTCCCAACACAGGCGTCATTAATCGCAATGTGACGACAGAAGGGATGTAGCCCATGAATCCTATTTTCATGATCTTATTTCTCCTCATCGTTGCAGGCACCTGCCTCATCGATCGCAGCATGCTGCGAATGGCAAGAGCGGGCAACAAGTTCATCTATGGGCTGACCGTTTGTTTGATCCTTGTTATATTTTTCTGTGAATATTTTCAAGTACATATACCCATGCCAACTTATTTTTTCATCCGAGTAGTGACTCCTTGGTTCGCGCGTGTTCTTGGCATTTAATTAGAAAGGCGGTGATCTTCATCGATACGAAGCAAGTCATAAACATGCGTCAGCTCTCCTGGTTGACCTCATCCGTTGTCACGAGCGGAGGTATCCTCACGTTACAGAATGTATTAGTTCGAATTAATCAAATGGATGCCTGGTTCTCCTACTTGCTTTCGATTTTCTATGTGTTTTTGATCGCCGCCTTTTTTGGCTATCTGGTCAAACTGTTTCCTGGACACCATATATTCGAAATTACCAAGTTACTGCTGGGGAAATGGGCGGGTACCGCTGTCAATTTATTGATTCTTTTTCACTTCTGGCAAATAAAAATTCGAGATATTTCCTCTATATCAAGGTTTAATACAACGCTCTTGCTGCGCGTAACACCACTCGAAATACTCATTTTACTTACCTGTGTCCTGCTGATGTATTTTGGCAAATCGAGTGTTGAGGTCATCGCACGTGTGAACGACTTATTTTATCCGCTCTTTGTTTGTACTGTTATGATCATGCCATTACTTCTTTCTAACGAAATCCAACTGCGGCTTCTTACGCCAGCCATGACGATGCCCATTCAGCATTGGTTTGCCAGCTCCATCCTGACGATCGGAAGCGCAGGCGATATCTTCATTCTGGGTGCGTTTCTTCATCTGCTTAGTAATGCTAAACATGTGCGATCTGCGATTCGGCACGGCTCGTTGCTTGGATTTTTCCTGCTTACACTCATTTTATTCTTAATTATCGCAGTTCTCGGTCCAATGATGCCTGCCAATTTTTCTTATCCGACTTATAATCTGGTTCAAATGATTCACGTAACTGACTTTCTCGATCGCGTAGATCTCATTATGCTGATGATTTGGTTTCCAACGATTACTTGTAAACACATCGCGATATATCTTGCTTTCTTAATCGGCATAAGCTCCCTGGTTAATGATCGCAACTATCCTGTTATTAATAAACCAATCGCGTTGTTGATCACATTAAGTGCAATTCTTTCATTTAAAAGCACCACAGAGCTGCTCGCTTTCTCTAACTTCGCTTCTCCCGTCATTGTCCTTGCCTATCAACCTCTGCTCATGCTGGTTCTTGTCATCGCAGGGCTATTGAAACAACGCAAGGCTGCAGCTAACAATGCATCCGATGCGACTTCTGCGCCAACAGACAATGGAGGGCTAGGGATTACAGGAAGCCAAGGGACTTCAGGAACTGCAAACAATCAGCATAAGACGGGACAGCTATCTAGCCGCTTATCGTTTACCCAATGGTTATGGTCGGGAAATGTACTGCTCATTCTCTGCGTAGTCTGTGTGCTCACTGGGCTGATGTTTGGCATGTCATTACCATGGATGGGCAAGCTTTGTGCGATGTGCTTTTGCGTGTGTCTACTCTTAAGCACCGCCACGACGTACATGGAATTGACAAAGCTGAAGCAAGTTAAATCTGGAAATGAATAGTATATTTGATTAATTTTGTATTGGAGGAATGCTTATAAAACTGAAAAAAAGCACCCGCTTGTGCAGGTGCTTCTCAACACTAAACAGGTACTGACTGGTTTAATCGGCTTTTTGCTACTTTCAAGTAGCCATTCACATTCAAGTATTCGCTGTCGTTCGTAAACCGCAGTTTCATCGCACCCGCTGCATCCTGTATGTACGGTTTCAGCGCGGAAGCCCCGCCGCCAATCACATAGAAGCATTGGATGTCTGGGCATTTGCGCCAGCGTTTCTTGATCATCTCGACCATGCGCACTGCTGCGCGGCGGAAATGCTGATCCACGATCGGCCGAATATCGACTTGGCCTTCACCAGGCAATTGAATCGTGAATTGACGATTCTTCACGCGTTGCGCGAGCTTCGCTCGGCTTGGGAACAGATGGCCGTAGGCATCTTCCACATCACGGATGATGGCATCCAGATACATCGCCATCCCGATTTGCTCGCCATGGCTGAAATGGTTATCGATCGCCATGCGCTTAATCACAGGGAAATCTGTCGTCAACGCGCCGATTTCGCATACACCAATACAGCCGTTGTAGATTTCTTCGTCTTTCACCTGCAGGCTGTCATGCGTAGCCAGATGGAATACCGCCGCCGCACCTTCAATGGAGACGGCAACCTTGCGGATCGATACTTTTATTTTGCGATTATGGAATTGCGGTGTAGATAGAAACGTTACTTCGTGCTCACCGAGCAGTCTGTGCTCGAAGGTTTGACTGTATTTGGGGAAGGAACGCACAGGCAAGCCAGTTCCAAGTGTGTATTCCACTTCATCCACGTTGCCGTAGCCAGGGTTAGCCGCTTGATTCGTAAGGCCCTGATAAGCAAGTGCAGTTAAAGCAACAACAAGAGATTGATCCGATAGCGCTTTATTGTCCGTGTCTTCCAGCTCCAGATTATCTTCGTGCTCCAGCGCAAGCTGCCCGACGAAATATCTCTGATTCCGTTGAGAAAGACTCGGACTGTAGATGACGACATCCAATGCTTTCAATGGAGAATCTTCTTCTTGCAAAATATGTCTTTCGTAGCCAGGCGCAATAATATTCGGAATCACGAGCGGTTCTCTAGACCCATCCATTACCAATTTAATACTATCGTTCCCTATATCAATTCCTGCAAGCTTAATCATGTGTGCCTCCACTCCAAATCTACAGCGTTTCTGTAATTGTGTAAGTAGATTCGATTTGATCCGACAGGATTCCTTCCTACTTTAGACTCATTTTCCTAGGACTAGTAGTCAGGAAGGCAGGTTTTTATCACAAAATGACGAATAATGTACAGACCTTTACCAAAATCAACCACGACAGGAGATTAACTAGCCGTTATGAAGTTTAAGTGGAAACCCAAGAAACTGACACTGGTTATCATTCCTGATGCTAATCAAGCGGTCGTCAGGTTTCGCATTCCCCATCTATTTGCCTATCTCGCTGCAGCGTGCTTATCCATGCTGTTGCTGATTTCTATAACGATTTATATGATGCACGCCCACTCGTTGAAACAGGCGAATGACTTAGCCTCCAAGCTAAGCGGCGCTAATGAACAATGGAGCGCAACATTAACGTCCAAAGATGCAGCCATCCAGAAGCTGCAGAACGAAGTGATTCAGCTCTCCCAACAAGCTGAACAGATGAAATCGAAAGTCGAAGAAGTTAAAAAGCTCGAAAGCGACCTCAAATCGATCGCAGGCATCGATCCTGAGCCAAGTAACACGGCTGTAGCGAGCTCATCCGCTAGAAAGGATGACCAACAGCCGACCGATGCAAATGAAGCTTCTACCGGAATGGGGGGAAGTCCTAATCCCCTTTCGGATGAAATGATTCTGAAGCTGGGCCAGCAAACGTTGGCTTCCCTTAACGAGCTGGACGGTCAAGTCCAGGAGCTTCAGACGAATTTGACAGCAACGAAAGAGAAAGTCGCCACGAAGCAGCAGCAACTGCGGATTACACCAACGCTGTGGCCAACGAGCACGAAGGTGGTTACCTCCCCTTTCGGCTATCGCTCGGACCCTTTTACCAAGATTCCCAGCTATCATTCTGGCATTGATTTCGGCGCCCACGAGAACGATCCCGTCTACGCCACGGCAGATGGCAAAGTCGTCTCAACAGGCAAAGACATATACCACGGCAACAACATTGTGATTGAGCATTCCAAGGGCTTGCGCACCTGGTACATGCATTTAAATAAAATTCTTGTGAACAAAGGCGATTCCGTTGAAAAAGGCAATACCATCGGCTTAGTCGGATCCACAGGACGCAGTACGGGTGCACATCTTCATTACGAGGTTCTCAAAAACGGAGAAAGCGTGGATCCCAAACCTTATCTAAAATCGCTTCGAAAGGATGACAACTAGCATGTTCAAAAAAGGCAGAAATCTCATGAATCCGAATACGACCGATACGTTGATTGGGGAGGGAACGATCTTCGAGGGTCGAATCAAATCCGAAGCCAGCATCCGCATTGAAGGCGGCATTACGGGGGATATCGATTGCGCAGGTGACGTTATCATCGGCGAGCACGGTGTGGTCAAATCGAACATTGCCGCTCGCGATGTCGTTCTAGCTGGCAGCGTGCATGGCAACATCACCACCAAAGGCAAGCTGACAATCACGTCCACGGGTTCCCTTCACGGCAATATTAGCGCAGCTTCCTTCATCATCGAAGAAGGCGGCGTGTTCCAAGGCAGCAGCAAAATGGAAACGAATGGTCCAGTGGCCGTTCCTGTGCCTAACAAAGAACCAGAGACGAATCAACCTGTTGCCGCGCCTGAACCGATCTACAAGGGTACGACCATCGCGATGTAATGAGGGTACATCTAGGCTTCACATTCAGCCTCGTGGTATACTGTTGGAAAATGACACTCATTTCATTTCTTACAGATGCAGGAGACAGGTAACCATGAGAGAACAAACTATCCTATTCGATCTTGATGATACATTAGTGCATTGCAATAAATATTTTGACTTTGTCATCGACCAATTCGTTGACTTGATGTTGACTTGGTATGCGGGCCACAACCTCAAACAGGAAGATATTCGGCAGAAGCAGCAGCAAATCGACTTGGCTGGCATTCATATTCATGGCTTCAAGCCAGAGCGGTTCCCACAGTCGTTCGTGGAAACGTACCAATGGTTCGCGCAGCACTATAACCGGCCTGTCAGCCACAAAGAACAGGACTGGCTCATGCAGCTCGGCCATACGGTTTATTCCTACACGGTTGAGCCTTATCCGCTCATGAATGAAACCTTGCAGGAATTGAAAGATGCTGGGCATCGACTATTCCTGTACACGGGCGGCGATGTCTCGATTCAGAAGAAGAAAATCAAGGATGTTGGTCTTGATCTATTCTTCCAGGATCGGATCTTCGTGACCGTTCACAAGACCAAGGCGTTCATGAACACGCTGATGCATGAGCAGCAATTTCAACGTGAGCATACCTGGATGATCGGGAACTCGATCACCACGGATGTGCTGCCAGCCTTGCATGCGGGTATCCATGCCATCCACATTCCCGTTGCAGAAGATTGGATATTCAACCAAGGGACCATCGATATTGCGCCGAAAGGCGCCTTTTATCAGCTGCCTTCATTGCAGGAAGTGCCTGAAGCTATTGAGGGATATCTACAGAAATCCATGTAATTGAAAAACGATCCTACCGCTCACTGGAGCTGGCAGGATCGTCTTTTTATTTTAAGCGGCAATATCGCGTCTTCGGAATATTTCCCAGGAAAGTACATTGAACAACAGGAAGTAGAACAGGAGCACCGTGATCGAGAAGCCCATGGTCATGCCTTCAGCCAGCGGTTGATCTTCGAGATATTGGGTGAGATCCGTATTGGCGAATAGGAAGTACTTGCCCCACGAATAGCGCAGGAACAATAGCGTAATGACATTCCCTGCAAACATGATGAAAATACTCAATCCAATCGCCAGTGAAGCACTGCGGAACACAGTTGAAATCATAAAAGCCAGTGTGACGATCATCACAAGCTCGACTAATTTTAAACCATAGGTTGCAAGTACATGGAACAACATGGAGGCTTCCTTCACCTCACCCGCTGCGTTCACAGTCAGATGCGGCAGACCCAAACGTCCGAACCCATACAGAATCCCATTGACGATCAAGGCCGTAATAAACAGGAGCACCAGAAACGCTGCTGAGAACATCAGGGTTGTCACATACTTCGACAAAAGGATTTTCGACCGGCTGGCGGGACGAATGAGCAGCAGCTTGATCGTTCCCCAAGTGAACTCACTGGCCACCATATCACCTGCAATAATAACCGTAAATAAAGTCAAAACGACAACCAAGCCTGCCGCTGTGAGCATCCCGCCCCATAACGTGTTATCCATCGGCGGATAGTCATGATCCAGCATGTACTGCTGCATCGCGTTGTCTTCACGCATCTGCTTTTTGAACTTTTCGGGAATGTCTGGATTCGTCAGCTCCGTTTTATTATGGGCGATCGTTTCGGCCGCTCTCGTTTTCCAGTTATCGTTCACATGATCGTTCGAGTGGGACAGGATCCCTGTCAGAACGGTAATAACAACTAAGAGGAGAGCGAGAATCAGGGTGCGCAGTCTGCGATATATTTTCATATGCTCATTGCGAATGAGATTAAACAATCGATTCACTTCCCGTCACCTCTAAAAATTGATCTTCCAACGTTTTCGTCGACTTGCGAATCCCGTACACCGCAATTCCCGCTTCAACGAAGCGGCGGTTCCATGCTGCGATTTCCTGCTTGTCCACGCTCATCACAAGGCTGTCTTCAATGATTTCAACAGAGAGGCCTTGTTGTTGTGCCAATTGCTGCGCTTGTACAGGCGCATCCACTTCAAACAGCACCCGCTGCTTAGCGCCCTCCTGCGTGTATTCCTTGATGAGTCGGACGTCGACGAGACGGCCGTTCTGAATGATCGCTACGCGGTCACACATCAGCTCCATCTCTGCTAACAGATGCGACGAGACGATGACGGATATCCCTTCATCCCGCGTCAACTTGCGCAAATGATCCCGCAGCTCACGGATGCCCGCTGGATCCAGTCCATTCGTGGGCTCGTCTAGAATAAGAACCGAAGGCTTATGTAAAAGTGCTTGTGCGATGCCTAATCGTTGGCGCATCCCAAGCGAATACGTTTTCACCTTATCGTGAATGCGATTGCTCATCCCGACAAGATCGATCACTTCTTGAATCCGCTCTTCGCCAATGCCTGGCAGCATTCGGGCATAATGAACCAAATTGTTATATCCACTTAGAAATTTGTACATTTCGGGGTTCTCAACAATCGCGCCGACATGGCGAATCGCCTGCTCAAAATGCGTTCGAATGGAGTATCCGCCAATACGGATATCTCCTACCGAAATCGACATAAGTCCAACCATCATGCGGATGGTTGTCGTTTTGCCTGCACCGTTCGGCCCGAGAAAACCAAATACTTCGCCGCGCGGGACTTGGAAGCTGAGCTTATCAATAATCGTTTTGGAACCGATGCGTTTCGAAATCGAGTCAACCTCTACAATGGGAGCGTGCTTATCTGGTAACGCTGACATGCGTCGTAGTCCCCTCTCATTTTTATCCAGTATCATCCAATTTTAACTTAACTCCTAAGCCATGACTAGTATTACTTCAATCATATGACTGCGCTCACTATAGCTTTTTGCCAATATTATGTACAATGGGAACTAAGATCTGTTATCCAAAGGAGCTGCAACATGATCCAACGAAGACCGTGGCACGGGGTTGAATGGTCCTTGTTTATCGTTCTGACAGGCGCTGCGCTGCTTGGTTTACTATATGGCTGCCTGCATGTCGCTGAACAACCCTTCTCCCACATCCTGTTAACGATATTGGCGATTTTACTTTCTTACGGGGTTCCCTTTTTATTCTGGCGACCTTACTATGTCAACACAACGTGCTATCCGATCGCAGTCCTGCTCACGGGCATTCCCTTGCAAATTTACTTGGCTTGGATGGAGCAAGACGCGCTACTTACCATTAATTGCCCAATTATGGTCATCGGATTCCTCACCGATCGAAAAAATGCCTGGTGGACCGCTCCCATCTTCATGCTGGGGATGCCTGTGGCTTATTTTTTCCTCCTGCATAGCGGGATGGGGGTCGGGCAATTATTTAGTTTCATTTTGAATGCCGTCCTCTTCTTCGCGATCGGTCTTAGCTTGCAGCGGGTCGTCACCTCGAACGAGCACACCGAGAAACTGCTGGAAGAGAACCAACGACAATACCATCTGATTCATGAGCAAAATAACGTCCTCGAGCAATACGCCAATCAGATCGAACAGCTGACATTGGTGGAAGAACGAAATCGTATGGCGCGCGAGCTGCACGATACGGTGGGGCATACCTTTACTTCCGTTATCATGGGGATGGATGCGGTGTCGTATCTCATCGAAGTGTCACCAGAGAAGGCGAAGGAGAAGCTCGATGTGCTGCGTGGCGTGACCCGAGCTGGTCTAGAGGAAGTACGTCGCAGTATTCACCAAATGGTTCCGCAAGAGGGCGACGTGCTGCTCTCCCATCAGCTGTCCCACCTCGCCAATGAGTTCGCCCTGCACACAGGAACACACATTGAATTCACGACCGTCAGCGAAGAATTCGACATTCCGAAACTGACGAAGCTTTCGCTCATTCGCTGCCTGCAGGAGTCCTTGACGAATGCCAAGCGCCATGGCAAAGCGTCTTCCATTCAAATCGTGCTAACCTATGCGGACGATCAAGTCAGTCTTCGCGTTGAAGATGATGGCGTTGGAACCTCTGATCTCAAAGTCGGCTTCGGCATTAATGCCATGCAGGAACGGATTTCTGCGCTGCAAGGCATGCTGTCTGTCCATTCCTTGTCTGAGCAAGGCACGGTCGTTCATTGCACGATTCCAGTCAAAAGATTACCATCATTCTAATCCAATCGCTTTAAGGAGGACCCGCCGTGTCTGTTAACCAAGCTCCGCTTAAACTGCTCCTGGTCGATGATCAGGATTTAATTCGTGAAAGTCTCCATATCGTACTCGGCATGGACCCTGACATCGAGGTCGTCGGGTTGGCCGAGAACGGCCACATCGCCGTCCAGCTGTGTGAAGATCAGCACCCTGATGTGGTGCTAATGGACATCCATATGCCGATCATGGACGGCGTTGAGGCTACGCGCCGAATTAAGGCCAAGTGGCCGCAAATTCGCGTCATTATCCTGACCACCTTCCAGGAGATCAGCTATGTGCTCGACGCTCTCAGCGCAGGAGCCGAAGGCTACTTGCTGAAGGCGATTCACCCCAAGGACCTCGCCGCAGGGGTCAAATGGGTTCATCAAGGCGGCACGCTGATCCCGCACGACATCGCCAAAATGCTCGTGGCGCAGGCGCGCGGCGGCGCGGCTGAGAAGGGAGCAGCACCTGGAGCGGAAGAGGCTGTGCGAGCCGACGCTTATGGGCTTAGCGAGCGCGAGCTGCAGGTGCTGCATTGTATCGCGGATGGGCTTAACAATCGCGAAATCGCGGAGAAACTGTTCCTCTCCGAGGGAACGGTGAAGAACTACATCTCTAACATCTACTCGAAGATGGATGTGCGCGATCGGGTTCAAGCGTCGAAGAAAGCGCATGAGGAAGGTATGTTGTAGGGCAAGAACAAAGACCGCACTTCTGCGAGGAAGATGCGGTCTTTGTTCTTGTTTGCTATTCGAAAAGCCTCTCCAGGAAGCCTTTTTTTCTTTTGCGGATTTTGCCGTAGCTCTTTACCCTAGAGAATGGCAGCTGCGGTTCTTCTTCCTTGATGGGAGTGTCCGCCTGCATTGTGACGGTACCTGGCGTTTTCTCAGGCTCCGTGCCGATCTCTTGATGACTTGCTTGTTGATGCACAATAATCGTGTTCACGAGTTGCTCATGCAGTTTATTCTCAAGTTGGTGCCTGCATAGACGAAGAAACTGTTCCTGCTGCCGATTCTGATATTCAAATTGCTCATGAAGTTGTGACTGTAGCTCCTCGACCTGCTTCGTTAGAAGCAGAACAGCCTCACGCAAAGCATCCAGATCCTGCTCCCCAGGCCGCTCATTGCGTCCAAGTTCGTCTGAAAACTCCTCATTCACCGCTAGCAATACCTGCATTTCCGCTGGTGTCAAGAATTCTTCCTTCTTCATGCGCTTTCCTCCATCCCGTACATCTTGATGTCCATACTTGGACACCCGTTTCTCTTATTGTACATGAGAATTGGGAAATGTTCACGTTTATCTACGGCTTGCTGTATGGAGAACCATTTATGTATCATTCTGACCGCTGCTGGGAATCTTATCTTTGTCCTTAAAGTCATAATCTGGGAGGTGTAACGATGTCTGACCAACAATCCCCACAACAAGAAGCAGAAGTAGAAGCCCATAATGCCGTTGCTGATGCATTAAGTAATTTAAATCAAGCACAATCTGTGAGTACGAACAGAAGACAGGCCATTCAGAATGCGCAGGAACAATTAGATCAAGCCCATGCACAATTAGCTGAAGCACGGACGACACAATCTGGCAGCACTGATGAAGATAATCTCATGTAATCACACACGATATCCTTCAAGGGATATTGATGCCTGAGTAGTACCGTAAAAAGAAAAAAACTGCCTGCAGGTAACCTCTACCTGCAAGCAGTCCATACAAACCTATGGTAAATTCGATGATCCCATCAAGAAACGATCCACTTCACGCGCAACCGCGCGGCCTTCGTTGATCGCCCACACGACGAGACTTTGGCCGCGGCGCATGTCGCCAGCAGCGAACACGCCTTCCACGTTCGTCGCGAACTTGCCGTACTCCGCCTTCGCGTTGGAGCGCTCGTCTTTCACGACGCCTAGCTGATCCAGCACGGTGTTCTCCGGTCCTGTGAAGCCCATCGCAATCAGCACTAGCTGGGCAGGATACACCTTCTCGCTGCCTGGCACTTCAACAGGCACGAATGCGCCTTTGTCATTCTTTTGCCACTCGATCAGAACGGTATGCAGTTCTTTCAAGTTGCCGTTCTCATCGCCCACGAATTTCTTCGTGTTGATCAAGTATGTGCGCGGATCCTCACCTTGCACAGCTGCCGCCTCTTGCTGTCCGTAGTCCACCTTCAGTACCTTCGGCCATTCCGGCCATGGGTTGTTCGCTGGACGCGTCTCCGGCGACTTCGGCATGATCTCGAACTGCGTCACGCTCTTGCACTTATGGCGCAAGGAGGTGCCTACGCAGTCCGTTCCCGTATCACCGCCGCCGATGACGATAACATCCTTGCCTTCAGCGGAGATGAACTCCCCGTCTGCATGTTCAGAGTCAAGGAGGCTCTTCGTGTTCTTGCTCAGGAACTCCATCGCCAGATGCACGCCGCCTAGCTCGCGTCCTTCAATCGGCAAGTCGCGACCCTTCGTAGCTCCGCCGCACAGTACGATCGCATCGAACTCCTCTTGCAGCTTCTCAATCGGGTAGTTCACGCCAACATGAGCGCCAGTGACGAAAGCTACGCCTTCCGCTTCCAACAAATCTACACGACGCTGTACATACTTCTTATCAAGCTTCATGTTCGGGATCCCGTACATTAGCAAGCCGCCTACGCGATCTGCACGTTCAAACACGGTCACCCAATGCCCAGCTTTATTCAACTGTGC
This window encodes:
- a CDS encoding sensor histidine kinase codes for the protein MIQRRPWHGVEWSLFIVLTGAALLGLLYGCLHVAEQPFSHILLTILAILLSYGVPFLFWRPYYVNTTCYPIAVLLTGIPLQIYLAWMEQDALLTINCPIMVIGFLTDRKNAWWTAPIFMLGMPVAYFFLLHSGMGVGQLFSFILNAVLFFAIGLSLQRVVTSNEHTEKLLEENQRQYHLIHEQNNVLEQYANQIEQLTLVEERNRMARELHDTVGHTFTSVIMGMDAVSYLIEVSPEKAKEKLDVLRGVTRAGLEEVRRSIHQMVPQEGDVLLSHQLSHLANEFALHTGTHIEFTTVSEEFDIPKLTKLSLIRCLQESLTNAKRHGKASSIQIVLTYADDQVSLRVEDDGVGTSDLKVGFGINAMQERISALQGMLSVHSLSEQGTVVHCTIPVKRLPSF
- a CDS encoding glutamate synthase subunit beta; translated protein: MGKPTGFIEHAREVASEASPLVRIGHWKEFATPLTDDKLQTQGSRCMDCGIPFCHTGALISGMAAGCPVNNLIPEWNDLVYRGQWREALDRLHKTNNFPEFTGRVCPAPCEGSCTVGLKDTPVTIKSIEKAIIDKGFSEGWIKPEPPETRTGKKVAVVGSGPSGLAAAAQLNKAGHWVTVFERADRVGGLLMYGIPNMKLDKKYVQRRVDLLEAEGVAFVTGAHVGVNYPIEKLQEEFDAIVLCGGATKGRDLPIEGRELGGVHLAMEFLSKNTKSLLDSEHADGEFISAEGKDVIVIGGGDTGTDCVGTSLRHKCKSVTQFEIMPKSPETRPANNPWPEWPKVLKVDYGQQEAAAVQGEDPRTYLINTKKFVGDENGNLKELHTVLIEWQKNDKGAFVPVEVPGSEKVYPAQLVLIAMGFTGPENTVLDQLGVVKDERSNAKAEYGKFATNVEGVFAAGDMRRGQSLVVWAINEGRAVAREVDRFLMGSSNLP
- a CDS encoding response regulator transcription factor, which gives rise to MSVNQAPLKLLLVDDQDLIRESLHIVLGMDPDIEVVGLAENGHIAVQLCEDQHPDVVLMDIHMPIMDGVEATRRIKAKWPQIRVIILTTFQEISYVLDALSAGAEGYLLKAIHPKDLAAGVKWVHQGGTLIPHDIAKMLVAQARGGAAEKGAAPGAEEAVRADAYGLSERELQVLHCIADGLNNREIAEKLFLSEGTVKNYISNIYSKMDVRDRVQASKKAHEEGML